Proteins encoded in a region of the Bacteroidota bacterium genome:
- a CDS encoding HAD family phosphatase, with product MQGIKNVIFDLGGVIINLDVNKTIAEFNKLSKIPFEQIYTQKQQTDLFNAIDKGEISEKDFFKEIAKQIQFDGSHDKLLKAWNAMLLDVPEHRLDTLVTMKHNYNTYLLSNTCEPHIEAFERELEHNYGIKNFNDYFDKVYYSCRIGMRKPDAEIFEHVLRDNHLKASETIFIDDSPQHVKGAGECGINAFLLEKNREISDLLEELKLL from the coding sequence ATGCAAGGGATAAAAAACGTGATTTTTGATTTAGGCGGGGTGATAATAAACCTTGATGTAAACAAAACTATAGCTGAATTCAATAAGCTCAGTAAAATACCGTTCGAACAAATTTATACTCAGAAGCAACAAACCGATTTATTTAATGCCATTGATAAAGGTGAGATTTCCGAAAAAGATTTTTTCAAAGAAATCGCTAAACAAATTCAATTTGATGGTTCGCACGATAAATTATTGAAAGCGTGGAATGCCATGTTGCTCGATGTGCCGGAACATCGTTTGGATACTTTGGTGACCATGAAGCACAATTACAACACCTACTTATTAAGTAATACTTGTGAACCGCACATCGAAGCTTTTGAAAGGGAATTAGAGCATAATTACGGCATAAAAAATTTTAACGACTACTTCGATAAAGTCTATTATTCGTGCCGGATAGGCATGCGTAAACCTGATGCCGAAATCTTCGAACATGTTTTGCGCGACAATCATTTGAAAGCTTCGGAAACAATTTTCATTGACGATTCTCCACAACATGTGAAAGGAGCGGGGGAGTGCGGAATCAATGCGTTTTTACTAGAGAAAAACAGAGAAATATCCGATTTACTCGAGGAGCTTAAGCTTTTATAA
- a CDS encoding GIY-YIG nuclease family protein, which yields MKCCYILFSEKLNRFYIGVCQDDLNERILKHNNHTYGNHRFTAKASDWILFFLIDCESYSQAVKIEKHIKAMKSRVYIRNLAKYPDISLQLLNKFKD from the coding sequence ATGAAATGCTGTTACATTCTATTTAGCGAAAAACTTAATCGATTTTACATTGGTGTTTGTCAAGACGACCTTAATGAACGCATTCTAAAACACAACAATCACACTTACGGCAATCATCGGTTTACCGCTAAAGCAAGTGATTGGATATTGTTTTTTTTAATTGATTGCGAATCTTACTCGCAAGCCGTTAAAATTGAAAAGCACATAAAGGCCATGAAGAGTCGTGTGTACATAAGGAATTTAGCCAAATATCCCGATATCAGTCTGCAACTTTTGAATAAGTTTAAAGACTAA